GGTGAGGATAGGACGTTGGGCGTTGGTGGGGGCGGGTTCGGTGGTGACGCGGGATGTGCCGGATTACGGGTTGGTGGTGGGGGTGCCGGCCCGTCTGGTGGGCTGGGTGTGCGAGTGCGGAATTCCCCTGCGCTTTGAAAACCGACAGGCGACTTGCTCAGAATGCGGTCGCCAGTATGTGCGGGAGGACGAGCAAACCGTGCGTCGGCTGGAGACGCCTTGAAGCCGCTTCAATCCAGCCCTTTGCAATTGATCCCCTCAATACTACCATCTGGCATGGCTTTTTGACCGGCGAGTCAGTAGAACCTTGATTTTTTCCGGCGGTTATTGTTGTGTGCTTCATCGCTGCTTTACAAACAGCGGCAAACGACGATATTGCCCATAAGGAAGTTTCACCAATCGCCGGTGTGTTGTACTATGGAGCGTTCGTTTGCGCAGGATGCGGGCAAGGGGCTGCGGCTCGAACACTTTCTCAGTGGAGCAGCGGACGTTGAGCGCGCCCAGTACCTGATTCTGGCTGCCCTGCAGGAGACGCACCGTGAGTTTTCGCGGAATGTCATTTATCCTTATTTGAGTGATCTGATTCATTTGTTCGAGCAATTGCAACACATTTTGCGGGGACTGGAAGGCATCCGCAGTGCCGCCCCAGGCGAAGTACGCCAGGTAGACTGGGAAGCGTGCCGATTGATTTACGAACGACCAGCTTTCGATGCCGATCGCATCGCTGCTGTCGAAGAGCTAATTCGCTGGGCGCTTCCGCACATCCAGGAAGCCATAGAGGAGGGACGAACGATTTTCGAGTTTGTAGAAGAGCATTTGCATCTGGAGCCCGTTGGCATTGTCCCATCCTATCAGGAGGAAGGGTACTTGATCGTTCCGGACCAGCGTGGACGAACGCTGCATGTACTACAGTATCAGCTTTCCGTAGTCACCGGTGGCAAGGAGCGCTATCGGACGCT
This is a stretch of genomic DNA from Rhodothermus sp.. It encodes these proteins:
- a CDS encoding N-acetyltransferase; the encoded protein is VRIGRWALVGAGSVVTRDVPDYGLVVGVPARLVGWVCECGIPLRFENRQATCSECGRQYVREDEQTVRRLETP